From the Phyllostomus discolor isolate MPI-MPIP mPhyDis1 chromosome 7, mPhyDis1.pri.v3, whole genome shotgun sequence genome, one window contains:
- the SLC10A5 gene encoding LOW QUALITY PROTEIN: sodium/bile acid cotransporter 5 (The sequence of the model RefSeq protein was modified relative to this genomic sequence to represent the inferred CDS: inserted 2 bases in 2 codons; substituted 3 bases at 3 genomic stop codons) translates to MIRKFYIVLLLSCVTLGEPTKXFLSFLNIEKTEMLFFPKTEETVVVGSSYKDKRPSSSYLFVQLEDPKXLXVVNLTKTFSDATNFIIKLVTEEEGKTNXAIHLXDSEGRQKRLIEEIKNVRVKVLKQRQDSLFQASMHMDRNILILILPMILLNKCAFGCKIELRVFQTAWKRPLPIILGAVTQFFLMPFCGFLLTQILALPEAQAFRFVMTCTCPRGGGGHLFALLPEGDITLAILITCTSMVLALIMIPANSYLYSRILGLSGTFHIPVFIIMSPLLFILIPILAGIVKRRIPGKANILEIIIRPLSFILMSVGIYLMFRMGLRFLKTVHLEVLLLGILVPALGFLFGYSFAKISRLSLPVCKTVYTVKNGMLSSFLALAVIELSCSQSKADLASVAPFTVAMYSGCEMLLILLFYKAKKRCIFIIEYKRKKIPLI, encoded by the exons ATgattagaaaattttatattgtcttgCTTTTGTCATGTGTGACTCTGGGAGAACCAACGAAAtaatttcttagttttctgaatatagagAAGACTGAAATGCTGTTCTTCccaaagacagaagaaacagttGTTGTTGGATCAAGTTACAAAGATAAAAGGCCCAGCTCCAGCTACCTGTTTGTGCAGTTAGAAGATCCTA TGCTCTAGGTGGTGAACTTGACCAAGACCTTCTCAGATGCTACAAACTTTATCATAAAGCTAGTgacagaggaagaagggaagacaaATTAGGCCATTCATC GGGATTCTGAAGGTAGGCAAAAAAGACtcattgaagaaataaagaatgtcagGGTCAAAGTGCTCAAACAAAGACAAGATAGTCTTTTCCAGGCATCAATGCATATGGATAGAAATATCCTAATACTTATTCTGCCAATGATACTGttaaataaatgtgcatttgGTTGCAAAATTGAATTGCGTGTGTTTCAAACAGCATGGAAGAGACCTTTGCCAATTATTCTGGGGGCAGTTACACAGTTTTTTCTTATGCCATTTTGTGGATTTCTTTTGACTCAGATTTTGGCATTGCCCGAGGCACAGGCTTTTAGATTTGTAATGACCTGCACATGCCcaagagggggtgggggccatCTCTTTGCTCTGCTTCCAGAAGGAGATATCACTTTGGCTATTTTGATTACTTGCACATCAATGGTCTTGGCCCTTATAATGATACCAGCCAATTCTTACCTGTACAGTAGGATATTAGGGTTATCTGGTACATTCCATATTCCTGTTTTCATAATTATGTCACCACTCCTCTTCATACTTATACCTATATTGGCTGGAATAGTCAAGCGTAGAATACCTGGAAAAGCAAACATCCTAGAGATAATCATTAGACCTCTGagctttattttaatgtctgtagGGATTTATTTGATGTTCAGAATGGGATTAAGGTTTCTAAAAACAGTTCACTTAGAGGTGCTTCTGTTAGGTATCTTAGTTCCTGCTTTGGGTTTTCTGTTTGGGTACTCCTTTGCTAAAATATCTAGGCTGTCCCTTCCTGTGTGTAAAACTGTttacactgtcaaaaatgggatGCTAAGTAGCTTCTTGGCTCTGGCTGTTATCGAGCTCTCTTGTTCCCAGTCCAAGGCAGACTTAGCTTCTGTGGCTCCTTTTACAGTGGCCATGTATTCTGGATGTGAAATGTTACTGATCCTCCTGTTCTACAAGGCTAAGAAAAGATGTATCTTTATcatagaatataaaagaaaaaaaattcccctcATCTAA